A DNA window from Zonotrichia albicollis isolate bZonAlb1 chromosome 2, bZonAlb1.hap1, whole genome shotgun sequence contains the following coding sequences:
- the PCDH8 gene encoding protocadherin-8, with the protein MSPLRLLAAACLLALSRCKTVRYRTDEEGAPGTVIGTLADEMPVKAPGEMSFRLMRQFSNSSLVRVREEDGQLSIGEAGLDRERLCGQAPQCVLAFDVVSCWRERYRLVHVELEVRDINDNAPRFPHAQMALEVSESAAPGTRLPLEVAVDEDVGSNSIQSFQVSLNSHFGVEAQTRADGARCADLVLLQELDRERQPSYTLELVAKDGGSPARSGTATVHVRVLDANDNSPTFAQSSVTVELPEDAPPGSLLIDLDAADPDEGPNGEVVYAFSSQVPPEARRLFRLDPRSGHLTLEAAVDYERTRTYELDVRAQDRGASPRAATCTVVVRLTDVNDNAPRISISALRGAASTAGVAYVSEAAATESFVALVSATDRDSGANGQVRCSLRGHDHFALQRAYEDSYMIVTTAALDRERIPEYNLTVVAEDLGSPPFKTVRQYTVRVSDENDNAPLFAKPLYEVAVPENNPPGAYITTVVARDPDLGHNGKVTYRLLETQVMGAPISTYVSVDPATGAIYALRTFNYEILKQLDLRIQATDGGSPQLSSSTVVKVRMVDQNDNPPVIIQPVLTNGTVEIGVSSKTSRDSLVAQIKARDADDGANAELTFAFLEESQQDLFTINPSTGDIVLRGDLSEELGQLFKVILTVTDNGRPPLATTATVNFLVTATAPSSIQDIAKPSSWEGKALQWDIPLIVIIVLAGSCTLLLVAIITIATTCNRRKKGNNIKNNTALKDQIDISHLEKGQQEEGSQRGNMFEVRTFPSKTSFTSPDPSPAAEEISTTESGSDSTCLYEGQKRLRGQSGEQGFAATPSYNKEPAPPVAIWKGHSFNTISGREAEKFSGKDSGKGDSDFNDSDSDISGDALKKDLITHMQNGLWACTAECKILGHSDRCWSPSCGRANPHPSPYPSAPLSTFCKSTSLPRDPLRRDNFYQAQLPKTVGLQSVYEKVLHRDFDRTITLLSPPRPARLPDLQEIGVPLFPAPSTRYLGPQTETTEKA; encoded by the exons ATGAGCCCCCTGCGGCTGCTGGCCGCCGCCTGCCTGCTGGCCCTGTCCCGCTGCAAGACGGTGAGGTATCGCACCGACGAGGAGGGCGCGCCGGGCACGGTGATCGGTACCCTGGCCGATGAGATGCCGGTGAAGGCGCCGGGGGAGATGAGCTTTCGTCTGATGCGGCAGTTCAGCAACAGTTCGCTGGTGCGGGTGAGGGAGGAGGACGGGCAGCTGAGCATCGGTGAAGCGGGGCTGGACCGGGAGCGGCTGTGCGGCCAAGCCCCGCAGTGTGTCCTGGCTTTCGACGTGGTGAGCTGCTGGCGGGAGCGCTACCGCCTGGTGCACGTGGAGCTGGAGGTGCGTGACATCAATGACAATGCACCACGTTTCCCCCATGCCCAGATGGCGCTGGAGGTGTCAGAGAGTGCTGCACCCGGCACTCGGCTCCCGCTGGAGGTGGCTGTGGATGAGGACGTGGGCTCCAACTCCATCCAAAGCTTCCAGGTCTCCCTCAACAGCCACTTCGGTGTGGAGGCACAGACACGGGCGGATGGGGCACGCTGTGCCGACCTagtgctgctccaggagctggacCGTGAACGCCAGCCCTCCTACACCCTGGAGCTGGTGGCCAAGGACGGTGGCAGCCCAGCGCGCTcaggcacagccaccgtgcatGTCCGTGTTCTCGATGCCAATGACAACAGTCCCACGTTTGCCCAGAGCTCAGTCACGGTGGAGTTGCCTGAGGATGCGCCGCCCGGCTCCCTGCTGATTGATCTGGATGCTGCTGACCCTGATGAGGGCCCCAATGGTGAGGTGGTCTATGCCTTCAGCAGCCAGGTGCCCCCTGAGGCACGGCGGCTCTTCCGCCTCGACCCGCGCTCAGGCCACCTCACCCTGGAGGCCGCCGTGGACTACGAGCGCACCCGCACCTACGAGCTGGACGTGCGTGCCCAGGACCGCGGGGCCAGCCCCCGTGCTGCCACCTGCACCGTCGTCGTGCGCCTCACTGACGTCAACGACAACGCCCCGCGCATCAGCATCAGCGCCCTCCGTGGCGCTGCCAGCACGGCCGGCGTGGCCTACGTCAGCGAGGCGGCGGCCACGGAGAGCTTCGTGGCCCTCGTCAGCGCCACGGACCGCGACTCGGGCGCCAACGGGCAGGTGCGCTGCAGCCTCCGTGGGCATGACCACTTCGCCCTGCAGCGGGCCTACGAGGACAGCTACATGATCGTCACCACGGCGGCGCTGGACCGCGAACGCATCCCCGAGTACAACCTCACCGTGGTGGCTGAGGACCTGGGCTCGCCGCCCTTCAAGACCGTCCGGCAGTACACGGTGCGGGTGAGCGATGAGAATGACAACGCGCCGCTCTTTGCCAAGCCGCTCTACGAGGTGGCTGTGCCAGAGAACAACCCCCCGGGCGCCTACATCACCACCGTGGTGGCTCGTGACCCTGATCTTGGCCACAATGGTAAGGTCACCTACCGGCTCCTGGAGACACAGGTCATGGGGGCCCCCATCTCCACCTATGTCTCGGTGGACCCCGCCACTGGGGCCATCTATGCCCTCAGGACATTTAACTACGAGATCCTCAAGCAGCTGGACCTGAGGATCCAGGCCACTGATGGTGGCTCCCCACagctctccagcagcactgtTGTCAAAGTGAGAATGGTGGACCAGAACGACAACCCTCCTGTCATCATCCAGCCAGTGCTCACCAATGGAACTGTGGAAATCGGTGTGTCCAGCAAGACCTCCCGTGACTCCCTGGTGGCCCAAATCAAAGCTCGAGATGCAGATGATGGGGCCAATGCTGAGCTCACCTTTGCCTTCCTGGAAGAGTCCCAGCAAGACCTCTTCACCATCAACCCAAGTACTGGGGACATTGTGCTGAGGGGTGACCTCtctgaggagctgggacagcTATTCAAGGTCATCCTCACTGTGACAGACAATGGCAGACCTCCCCTGGCCACAACTGCCACAGTCAACTTCCTGGTGACCGCCACTGCTCCGTCCAGTATCCAAGACATAGccaagcccagctcctgggaagGAAAGGCTTTGCAGTGGGACATCCCTCTGATCGTGATCATTGTCCTGGCAGGCAGCTGCACCCTCCTTCTGGTGGCTATAATCACCATCGCCACCACCTGCAACAGGCGCAAGAAGGGGAACAACATCAAAAACAACACTGCCCTGAAGGACCAAATAGACATCTCCCACCTGGAGAAGGGCCAGCAGGaggagggcagccagagggGGAACATGTTTGAGGTCCGAACCTTTCCCAGCAAAACCTCCTTCACCAGCCCCGACCCCTCTCCAGCGGCTGAAGAGATCTCCACCACTGAGAGTGGCAGTGACAGCACTTGCCTCTATGAGGGTCAGAAGAGGCTGAGGGGACAGAGTGGGGAG cagGGTTTTGCTGCCACTCCGAGCTACAACAAGGAGCCTGCTCCCCCCGTGGCCATTTGGAAGGGACACTCCTTCAACACCATCTCCGGCCGGGAGGCAGAGAAGTTCAGTGGCAAAGACAGCGGCAAAGGCGACAGTGATTTTAACGACAGCGACTCGGATATCAGCGGAGATGCCCTGAAGAAAGATCTCATCACACACATGCAGAACG GTCTGTGGGCATGCACAGCTGAATGCAAGATCCTGGGGCACTCCGACCGCTGCTGGAGCCCCTCCTGTGGCCGAGCCAACCCTCATCCCTCTCCATATCCTTCAGCACCCCTCTCCACCTTCTGCAAGAGCACGTCCTTGCCCAGGGATCCCCTTCGCAGGGACAACTTTTATCAAGCCCAGCTGCCCAAAACAGTGGGGCTTCAGAGTGTCTACGAGAAGGTGCTGCACAGGGACTTTGACCGGACGATCACGCTCCTCTCCCCGCCGCGCCCTGCACGGCTCCCCGACCTTCAGGAGATCGGGGTGCCCCTGTTCCCAGCCCCCTCAACTAGATACCTGGGCCCCCAGACTGAGACAACTGAGAAGGCATAG